In the Arachis ipaensis cultivar K30076 chromosome B04, Araip1.1, whole genome shotgun sequence genome, ATTTGATAGTTTAATTTAGATATCTCTTTAATGTAATAATTTTCACATAGAACCCCTGGAGAAAAAAGATCAGAGACGAAGTTTAGAAACTTGcacaaaaataaatcaattcaTAATTTATTCACTGtctatccaattttacaattagcCAATTGCCTATCGCGACAAAAATCAATGAGTTGTTCTCTCGAATTAATTAAAGTTGTGTTAGCCATCAATCATTCATGATGAAACAATCAAACAGAGATGGCTTCATACTAATGGAAACGTTTCAGATACGCCTGTGTATTTTATTGGCATTTCAGTTCTCCAGCCTTTTTTAGTATTGagatttattattaaatattggAATGATTCAGATCCTAGATAAGGTGGTTGTTGTGAATATTAAGGTAAGAGAGTGTATGTTGCACTTTTCACCAGTTAGGACGTTGCGGAGTAAGATTATGTAAAAATACCCATTGTGGATAACATCGAAGAAAGAAGGGGCACAGCACAATGGCTTCGAGCGGAGTTGAATGAAGAGAGCGGTAGCCAAGCCAACTCAATGAGCCATCCGTAAAATTTTGGGTTGAAACCATGGAAAATGGACTAATTAATTATGTCCATGAGTATGGGAAAAAATTTTATCTAtatgaatgaaaatgaaaaacaaTACTTATGTCCATAATTGAAATTTAGTTCGTCTAAATTTTGGCTTAAgctgtgtattttttttttaaatgaatcaGTTTGGATTAGGTGGttataaatttttctttttttggagttaatGGAGGTGAACTGAGAATTTATTTAAAATACTAATTAAAGAAGAGTAAGTACATATAGAAAAACACAACTAAAGAATATTGTTTCTGTTATTGTGGGTGAATATATTTAAGTAGAGTTTGATGTATgaccaaaaaaattttaaaaagagcgTTAAAAACGATTTAATTGTTAAAAAGGATATTTAATTAATATCAAAATTATTAATAaagacaaattttttttataatattttagaaaaaagtaattttttttataaaaagataaatatatctttaattatctttatttttcttaattattataaATACTATAAAAAGATTTAATCGTTAATAACTAAATCTTGTTAACAGTCTTTTATAGTAATTgtttcgaaaaaaagaaaaaatttaacaaattGGTTCTTTTTGAATTCCTGTTGTGACTTTTTCGTTGTTAATTGAACTTTAAGATAATTTGAGAAAATGTAAAGTGGTATTTTTCAAATAAATGAATAAACATTATTGTGTTAATTTTTTACCTCAAAGTTTTTGATTCGTGGTTTGGGGTTGTGCCAATTTCACAATAAAAATAGTTGTAAAATTATAGTAAAAGATAACCTGAGATTTAGTGGTCAAAATTACAGGTGATAGCCAAAAACAGAAGGTGTTAAAAGTTGGAACTATAAATAAAAGTTTGTGGTTGTGTGGCGTATTGAGACATAAAATTAGGCGTGGGTCATTATCGGTGTATCATGTGGGGTGGAATTTTTATAACTTGATTTTGAGTGTTGAGTAAATTAGTGTTTGGATCAGAATAGAGTTCATTCATAATAAAGTGGATTACAAAAGTTGGATTGATCATGGAAGCTTAGCATAACAATTACCGACATCAGCATGCAGTATAGAAATATATTTCCGGTAACGTTACTAATTAAAAGCCCTCCTAATGATGTGACGATTGATCTGTGGAATGTAGCTGGATTGGATAAAAGGTTGGAAGAGTGCTATGGCGATACATTGTCCAAACTGCTGTCGTAGCCGTGGAGACGACACTTCTCCTCGAGGCGTTGAACCTCTTCAGAAAGTGCATTGTTGGCCCTCTCAAGCATCTTTGCTTTCAAGTAGTTGAAGTCCCGTATTTCTTGATCCGTGGTGTGGAGGACTTTTTGAAGCATGTTGTAAGCAACATCTTCCTTAGCATCTATCTCGAGAGGACTGTACCTTCCCTTAACGTGGATGTCGGCTCCCAACGGGTTCCCAGGGAGAACGACTGAGAAAGCATACACGACTCCTGTGTCACGAACACCCAGCTCAGTACGAAAGTAGGAAGGTGGTGGCAAGGAGGCGCCATAGCAAAccttctggagaaattcttccaTGCTAAGGTTGACGGCATAGGCACCGGAAGCAACCTCGCTAGGTGGGATGCAGTTAATCCCTGTGTGAAAGTTGAAAAGTTAGGCGTTAGGCATGTCTTGGAAAAGGGTGTAAATTTAGCAGACTGTGGTATGTATTGAGGTGAAGAAAGACTTACACCGACAAAGAGGGGCCTGACGGCCGTTTTCGGTGACGACGGTCGGAGGGCATTTTGGTGGCAAGTCATCCGGTTGGCCCATTAGCTGCGTCATCTCATCAAGCGCCTCCTTCTCTTTCTCGATTGCCTTTAATCGCGCCATGTAAGAACCAAGGGGCTAGAGCCTGGCAGTTGAAGGCCTAGTATTCGGCGTTTGGATAGTCGATGAACTAAGCACTGGCCTCGTCGAAGGAAGTGAAGAGTCCCATGTTCCTTCATTTGGTGATGACGAAGTAAGTGAATTTTCTCAATTCGGCCTCCATCGTTGTTGGCGGTTCGGCAAGGTGTTTTACGTTCCAGATTTCGAGCAGGTTGGTTGTTCTGATGTTGTTTAGGAGGAGATTGGTCTAAATCAACAAGGGCATGGAGTGGTTTGTTGTTATTCAGGTGAGTATGTGAGAGATGTGAAGATGGTTCTGACAGATAGATTTATTGAGGCTCAGGCCATGATGTGAAGAGACTTTCACAGGAAGATTCTAGAGTTGAGTGaatttagattttatttaatttaaagttATTTTTTAGGTTTTAAAAAAGGTTAGTTGAATGATGAGTAATTGTTTGAAAAAAGTAGAATCAGGACGTTTTTGGCAAATgtgttaaaagaataaaaaacacaattaatttatttgaacggcatagtttttttttttttgtctagttaattatttttctttaaacgCGTACATGAGGTCGGATTTAAACTCTCATTcaccataaataaaaaattagaggtttttttttaaatgttcccGTAATTAATGAAATTcgaacaacatttattttattataatttatttttataccgATTATGAAACATAAATTACTTTAACACTGATTCACTTTTTATTAAATTTGAGTTTGTAAAATCAATTATATAAAAAGTCTTATTTGTAAATAATAATCCAAATACACATCTAATATGCCTGATCCATTATAGACATTGGAGCTGCTAacattaaaataatttataatgtcCTAATTGTCTCAACTACTAAGTTCCATGCCTAGATATTATAGTATAACATAATTGGATATAATATATGTCAATGAATTTGtcgtaaaaaaataattaaatcgaaTCAATTAGATGAATAAATGACACAACTCATTTATGTAAATTATGCGTATGTCACATTAAATTTATTGTTAATCAGAATTATTATAGACTTAGTTTGAATTGACATTTTAgagaataatatttttatttgttaactTGTTAGATTTcttcaataaaaaattatttagtatttagaatttttttttaaaaaagtatgtATAAACAATACTTCTAAATTTTGTTGGAtagaacaaaattttttttttaataaaactaaATTACATAACAAGACAACATTAACACATAAAACAATAAAAATCATTCGTAATATTCTTAAACTTAATTACTTAATATGTTATTCCATACTTATGTAATATAGTGTGCATGAGGTCTATTTCCAGCAACAATTTTGTCATTATTTGCCCCGAGAAAAATAGCAttacttattttattatatttaaattttgtctaTTTCTTTCATTGATTATGCATTTATTAGTATTTTCATATCTGTGACTGCTATGCCACTAATTTTATTGATTACTAGGCTTTTAATTCTTTATTTTGTGTTGTTCAAAATACTTGTAAAGACTACATATAATTTTCATATTATCTTATTTTACTATGAAATAAAATTATATGCCTTTAAAACTAATTTGTAAAAGTGTCAAGTaggaaaaattaaattcaaatataataaataataaaaaaaaatatttcgaaTTTTCATATTATCTTATTTTACTATGAAATAAAATTATATGCCtttaaaactaatttctaaaagtGTCAAGTAAGAAAAATTCAATTCAAATATAATAAACAgttgaaaaaaaagaaatatttcgCTCCTCAATGTTACATATCAactcatttattttatataaaataatctaaATCTCAATTCACGAATTTTAACGAATTTTAAACTCTAAATGAAGTAAATAAAATtagattataaaaaataaataaaatactcgCAAGTTAGTGAGATGGTGGCCCTTTGAGAGTAATTAAAATGACTGTTAGTGAGATGCTCATGATTTTAGTATGAAACTGAAGTGTTTGTTCAAGTTCGCCCAAGAATGATGCTTAAAGAGGATGGTTTGTAGCTTGAGTGGTAGAATATGTGTAATTAATGCACCTGAATGATTAGCACCAGCATCATGTCGTAGCCTAGCCTAACCTGTCAGCTGAATGCGTCCCGTGACAGTGGCAATGATAAAGTCTTGACAGTTGGTATTTCCTAAAGTAAAACCTCGTTACGCCATTGTCTCACTCCATTTGGTGAAGGAATGACATTCACCAAGCCCCTCTTGAAGGGGCAAATCGTAGCATTAATGCGCTGCAATAGTAGGTTGGAGTGGGTTTGATAGAAATTTGCTCCGTGTGATGCATACGAAGAGGTGTGAAGGACTCATGTAAAAATTATGTTTCCATATGTTGGTAATGATCCttaggatttttgggttttcagaAATTTTGTAAGTATAGTGTACCAGAAAATTATTAGCTTAGAATAATCCACACTCAATTTATTTAGGttttgttaattaattttaataattgaaaTTATGTTTAACAATTATtacatattaaataaaataaatctagtTATTTTTTAGTGTTGATATAGCACGGAAGGAGGGGAAGATATGGGGGGCTTTTTGAACCCGCAGGGACGGGGGGCGGGGACTCGTTTATTATATGGGGCGGGGACGGGGATAGTAGTACCCACCCCGTGGGGATCCGTTTAATACCCGTTTATGTGAAAATACTAAAATGCCCATATTATATGTATATAAGATATGAGAGTTGAAGCAAACCCTAGCCATCACTCACACTGCATTACGCTCCTCTCTTCTGTCCTTTgctcctctcctctcctctcttcgACTCTATCTCTCTCAAACAATTTCCTCTCACGAAATCATCACTGCCGACCTGCCACCACCACCTCCTACCGCTGAGCCCCTCACCGACAACGCTCAGATCCTCCCCTCTCAATCTCGACGTCACAAAAGCAGTGAGTCGTCGCCGTCTTTGCCATCAGAGCATCCAAGCCTCTGCGCCACTTCTCAGTCTTCGTCGTCTTCGCCGTTAGAGTGTCCGAGCCTCTACGCCGCTTCTCAGCCGTCGCCGATCTTCACCGATCTCCGACCCTCTTTTCTTCCTTCTGATAGGTAGCTTTTATGAACTCTGAATTTGTTTTTTTACTTTGATTTGAAGCATTTGTGATTCTGATTTTGTTTTGAAGCATCAGAAATTTTTAGTTTATGATTCTGATATTGATTTTTAGTTTGTGGTTTGAAGCATCAGAAATATTACTTTTTTTTACTTTGATTTGAGTTAGGTTAACTataatttatgttttttattctgattttgatttttttgatttatGTGATGCTTTGTTAATTATGTGATTTATGTAATTTTATGTGTTTAtgttacaattttttattttgattctgATTTACATAATTTATGTGATTGTGTTATAATTTCTTTGATTTAGGTTAATTATGATTTATGTTTtttattctgattctgatttgcaTGACTTATGTTTGTGATTTCTGTAATTTATGTCTGTAGGATTCAAGTAAATTGGAATCTACATCACTACCATTACAACTATTACAAGATGAAGAAGGCTTGAGAATTATTGAGAATTACGTTTCTTTGATATGATGAATTATGTTTGGTTATTTATAGATTATGTATATGTTATTATGTTTGGCTGCTTTTGAATGTAATTTGggattatctttattttctatttttttcaattttttttcatttttctttatttttattgttttttacagAACTTAAGGACTCTTGTTTTTTTCAATACAGGGGTTTGAACCAGGCCATGAAATTTTTGGAAATTTTAGATTGGAACTGGTTCGGTTGAACCGATTCTTAACGAGTTTAATCGGTTTTTATCGGTTCACACTGTGTTTAACCGGTTCGTTTCAGTTCTTCTCTTTGTACGAATCAACTATCAGCCCGGACTGCTAGTGGGTCCGATTCATCGATTTTTTGGTTGAATCATTCAATTCGGTCCAATTTAAACACCTATGGTTATAAATAACCCCGAATGTCTCTTCCCACCTCTGAAAGAGAAATCTCCACAACCCTAGATAAATCGGCGGTTATTTACCATCAATAGTGGTATTACTCTAACCCTAGATAAATACCCTGACACTCTCAGGTATGCTTAAGATCCAAGACACTATAAACTTGCTCATACCTATGctgttttttatattttgttgttgATAAGTTGTGATTTTTTAGTTATAAATTACGATGAAAAAAGCATTGTGATTATATCGTAATATTTTTTCAGTTATCGTTGGCTTGTCATCACTTGTTGAAAATCACATTATGAGCATATTTCCTTTGCTTCTGTAGTTACGAGTTCGGGGAAGCTTACCTGATTCGACGTCCCTCATGTATGATCCGTACACCCCAACTCCGCCCTCTTCACGATCTCCTCAGATTCCAAGGTTTGGTGGCATCAAAATTGCTGGGATAACTTCGTCGTCACCTCCAACATTGGACATGCTAGTGGGGCACTGCAAGACACCTAAATCTAGGCGTCCGTTCATCCAAAGATCACCTCGAGGTGGTCGGGGACATGTCCCTGCAGCGACCCAGGAGTCAGCAGTGTACCGCATACCACAAGCAAGTTGTTATCCTTCTCGTTTCAGTTTCGATATAAAATTCATGTCTTCGGCAGACTAACCGGATAACCTAATTTTTTCTTCCAGCAATACAACATGTGGTTTAGGCCAACAGTTGACATGGGCCTGTGAATGGATGAATGTCGCTTAGCAACATATATTTTCGGGAATAACGACGAGCTGAGGTAAAGAGATTTACCAAGTCTCTTAGTTGGTTTCATGTATTATGGCAGGCTGACTATCATAACCCAGTTACTGACCGGACTCCTCTGTACACCGCTGTTTCTCGCAGCACAGCCGAGGTGCTGTTCAAGCACTACAAAATGAACCTCCCTCGTCATCACCTCTGCCGGTCAGTCCGATGCGCCTCGGCCTCCGATGCTCAGCCTAACGATGTTGCCGCTGTTTTCGCGCCTCACATGCAAACTGGCTTTGCTTTCTCCCATTCCTTCAAACCTCTTCTCACTAATGAAAACCaccattctcttcttcttcttcggatcTAAGCATGGTTAGCTTCTTCAATGATTTGAGCACCATGCATCACAACAATGCCGCTTTCGTCATGGCTAGTTTGCACAACTATCTTTCACCACAATAGTTGTTTCTTCTGTTTATTCTTTTTTTCgttcttctattttaatggtcaatttaaGATG is a window encoding:
- the LOC110270546 gene encoding uncharacterized protein LOC110270546, which encodes MARLKAIEKEKEALDEMTQLMGQPDDLPPKCPPTVVTENGRQAPLCRWINCIPPSEVASGAYAVNLSMEEFLQKVCYGASLPPPSYFRTELGVRDTGVVYAFSVVLPGNPLGADIHVKGRYSPLEIDAKEDVAYNMLQKVLHTTDQEIRDFNYLKAKMLERANNALSEEVQRLEEKCRLHGYDSSLDNVSP